GATATTGTCAGTATAGATCTGATTTCACCTAGAGGTTGTGCATTTATATGCATGAATAGAAGGCAAGATGCATATAGAGCTCTTACTAAacttaaaaatcataaaatgcAAGGAAAAGCAATTACTGTAAGTTGTTTGAATTATAGATAATATTTAATCAACTTcagattaatatttcattttttattcattaaccGATTCTAGTAACTAGAATCaagttaatttttataaatggaaAATGATCAATTTCAGTTAGCCTGGGCACCAGGAAAAGGAGTAAAGGGGAAAGAATGGAAAGATTATTGGGAAGTTGAATTAGGAGTTAGTTATATTCCTTGGAATAAATTACTTAACGTTACTGATCAGGATTTAGAATTACTTGAAGAAGGAGGTATGATTGATGAGGATACGCTGCCACCTAATTTAAAAGGTAAATGAAAGAAACCATTTCAgatgtaataaattaattctcATTTAAAACATGCTTCTAATGtattttcgtttaattttcagGTAAATTAAAGCATTCCGGGACAAATGCAGACGTGCTTCAGCAACAGTTGCAGTTACAGCAGCAAGCTTTAGTTGCAGCTGCTGCACTTCCGAGTTTGACAGACAGTATCGTGAACGTAATGCAACCTTCGACTAGCACTCAACAACAACAATCTCAGCAACAAAATCAACAGCAAGgtcaacagcagcaacaagtTATTGATACAAGTCAACCACCGCCAATTAGACCCCCTACATCCGCTGCACTTTTACCACCACCAAATACACAGTTACAAATGATGCCACCTGCTTTCACGATGCCAGGAGTTCCTCGTAAGTAATTATCTGAAATGTGTATCCTTCCTTAatgataaattagaaaataaatctaGCAAATTATTGTTTAATACTTAGGGATGATTGGACCAATGGGATTACCAATGGCACACAGTTTAATGCCCAACGTTCCAATAGGCGTGCCTCCACCAAATATGCAAAGTTTATTAGGCCCTCCAGGAATGATGCAGACTATGTTAACACCTCCAGTTAATTCTCCGTTTGGTGCAGGTGTCGGTGTTGGGTTATTAACGCAAATTCCTTTACCTGCACCAGCTGCGCCTTCCGATAAACCTAATTCTACtggtatacatataattaaataaaaataaaattttctaaaaataggaAAGATGTTCATAGTATACAAATATTTCAGGTATGCCACATAATGTTCCTCCAATAGGAGTTCCCCCACCGACGACGGAAACAGGAATGCCAAATCTGCCAATGTTACGTCAACCTTATGGTGTAGGACCTTCTGCTTCTTTACAAATGCAACTATCTCAGCAACAACATTCTGCAGACGATATGGATGTAGAAATGGAGGACGCGATGCCACAGATATCAAATGGAGCCAAAAATAAGAACAATTTAACCGAGCAACAATTGTCACAAAATGAAGAGAGAACAGAGTCTGATCAATTAgaggtaaatatatatatatatatatatatatatatatattaattaaatactgtaatattattcaaaatgttacatttaaaattttaaataattttaacagcAACAGCATCGAGACtacaaagaaagagaaagagagcgtgaaaacagagaaagaagagagagagaaacgcaCTTGTCtcatagagatagagaaaatgATTCTAGAATGGATCGTGGGAGAGAAAGGGGCAGAGGAAGAGACAGAGGACGTGATCGCAGAAGAGATCTCAGAGATAGAGACAGAGATgacagaagagaaagagagaacagaGAAAATCGAGAAGGAAATTCTCAAACTCAAAATCTAAATCTTCAGGTAATCTTCAAAAATCATTACATTATTTTGATTAATTCTTTAGTATTAGTTAGTAAATCgttagtaaaaatattaaatattatatttatattatttttaggaAAATGAATCTACTCCAAAAAAAGATGGTAAACCGAGCTTAGCCGAACGTCTGCGTCAGTTGGCCGATGGCACGCTTCCATTAGAAGATCGGGTCGACCGAATGATTCCCCGCAATCGACAAGATCGGGATAGATCTGATAGAAATTTCGAAGATACTCGGTCGGCGCGTGGAGAGCCTCTTTCTTCTCTGATGGATTTACCAAAGTTTGGTTTACCGCAAGAGAGAGCTGATTTCTCGGCTCGGCCTTCAGATTTCCGTAATCCTCAAGATCCAAGAGAGTTTCAGCAACAAAGAGATAGGCCAAATTTTGGCAGAGGTCATAGAGGATCACAGATTCACGAAGAATATATTGATGTACCGAGGCTACAAGGAGGGATATATCAAGAGGAATTTGATAATAGGATACATGGCCAACAGAGAGTGGAAGAGTTTGGTAGGCTTGGACCACCCAGGGAACAGAGGTAAACAAAattgtgtatatatgtataataataacctttcgttcataattttttcaattctgaATAAAGAAACGCTTTGATGGTAATAATAACCAAATGTTCTACAATTTCAGAAACTTATTTAAagcaaaaattgtaatattagaTAATACTCGTAATGTTTTAGATAATACCCGCTGAAGGAATTGTGATATAATGTGGATGTAATAGTGAATACATATCAACTTACATTCTAATACTTTGTTAATTCAAACTGTTTAATCAGTTGTTATTATTTGTCAAAGGGAGGAATTTGACAGGTCTGAAATACGAGGAAGAAGACCATTGGATGATCGAGATCGTTTCGAGTTTGAGATCAGAAGAGATGGCTTTGATCCACGATTGCCAGAAGGTTTTGATCCAAGGGGACACCTTGATCGGAGTGATTTTGAACCTAGAAGACGAGAATTCTTTGGAATTGATCCTATCTTTGGGATGCCACCTATAATGGGACCCAGAGGTCCAAGACCTGGACATCCTGATGGATTTGGACCACGTCCAGCTCCTCTAGGAGCTCGTGGTCCAGGTAagaataattctttattttctgaaggatctttgtaaaataatattgtaacaattcttttaaatttcttttaaattttaaccttataatattaatttaaaacaagATAAAATTTTTGATGCAAGATAAAATTAGATAGTATAATAAACATTTGTTTCGTAGGTCCTCTAATGTTTCATCCACGAGGTTTAGGACCTCGTCCTCTGCGACCTGGCATGAGACCTTTCGGCCCTCGTGGACCACCTTTTGATCCACGAGAACCGGACGCCTTTTTCAGACCTCCTTTCGATGATATTCGTCCTCATATCAGACCACCATTCGGCCCTATGGGTCCACCTTCGATCGTTCCTCCAGAAACTGCCGCTCCTTGGAGGAATCAAGAACTCCCGCCTTCTACTTGGTCTTCTGATTCCGAGAATCATTCGCAAAGAGATAAAAAAGGTGGTAAACATATGAACAACCAAAATGCGGATAGAGAAAATCGAAACCGAGGGCGTAAATCCAGATGGACTAACGTGAGCCCATCTGGAGAAGAAACAGAGGAAACGAAGGAACAAGAATCAACTTCCTTAAAAGAGGAACTACAAAAAGAAGAACCTGTTAATGAAGGAGAAGTGGttgcaaaagaagaagaagaagaagaagaagaagaagaggaagaggaagaggaggaggaggaggaggaggaagaagaagttgTGAAAGAAGAAATGATTAAAGATGAAGTTAAAGATATTAAAGCAGAAGAAGTTATTCCCACTGAGAACCAGCAACAAGATTTGGAGGAAACggttgaagaaaagaaagaaagcgaggatataaagaaggaagaggaggatCGCAGGGATTCTTAGACCAAAGTAAagagcaattttttctttaacattttttcttACTCTGTGGAGTGGTGTGAGGGAGAATTCGTTGCTTCATATTCAGTTGGGGTCAGTttggaaaaatttgttttagaaaatgaaacactgaattttagaataattatgtTTGATTATTATGGTGCTAAAGTagtatgttttaaaaataaatttttgtaatatttgcaaggctaatataatttattagaaataaattttaaatgcaataaaaaaattatagtaaatgAACATTAATTAAagtatgtaaaaaaagaaattttaacgccaaataaaaatatatcttttatattatttaggAAATGTgagatatattatttataaaacaaaaagatTTCTTTAATTCAGTGTTTCGAATATAGAAAAAAGGCATTGGTTCCGTGAGCACCTTTTAATACGTAAAGCGCTAATTTGTGAATACTAAACTCGTGACCCGTGGACACATCCAAGTGACGACTTATTTATTGAATTGTAAATACTTTTTGTATTTTCGTAGTGAACAAACATACAATATATCTGGTTtaaatatatacatttaattactttttatattattgaaGATACAAGAAAATCGACATCGGATTGAAAGTATATTAGTATTttccaattattaatttaaaaaattttaacacTACTATATGGTATATGAACCTTTACAGCTTATTTAAATGTATGCTCATAATTTTTAACCAGTTAAACTACTCTGttatttaaactaaaatatttgcaatgGTAATTCAGTTCCATTATTGTTTTATATGAAAATCTTTCTTGTATCCCCAATATCCAGAACaacaattaaatgtatatatataaatagatCATAATGTATAGATAGATGAATCTTAACAGTAGAATCTTGATTAACCATGTACGTTTAAAAGTTTCAAGTATTTTCATACGAACATTTTCATTGATTAAACATTATTCCTTAAAATTGTGTATATGCTATAGGTAAATCtaggttgaaatttttatatgaaacaAAAGATAATTTAATGATCGTATTgcttaaattgtaaatattcaattttcaatagtGTATTGAGTTTTTTGTTTGTTATAAGAGTAATTAAACATTTGATCAATAGAAAATGTCAACTACTAAAATACTTAAGCATTACTTCGGATAAGCAAGATTCTATCgccataaatatttaaatagatagagagagagattatatacatacatatatgtatatatatatatatatggataTATATGTTGTATGTATTGAGTATGAGACAATGTGCACGTGTGTATACGTAGATGTCTGTGTAAGGATGTACATGAGAGAACacaaaagtaaaataaagaGCGAAAATATATATAGCGCCGATGTTCGGCGTTGCTCaatcaaacgaacgaaaaataaatattttctatataacGTCTCTCTTCGTAAGCAAAATTATAGCCTTTCATTCCGCTTGGCTCCCAGAATTATCTTCAcgtctgtttttatttttttttaaagttaaGTCCAAACATCGATAGAAATTCACTGTTTTCAAAGATTTTGTCTGGGAGTCTCCATAGAAAAACTAAGAACACTAATTGTTAATTCTATTCATCAGCGTTCGTACGAATGATTTGTATCATATCtttaattttatctattttttgtGCCGTCATTATTCAATCATACTGgtttatgaaaaaaattccAGACAAAAGTTGCGTAGTTTAAATACTGAAATAGTTGACAGCAAACAATTGCAAtacaattttattgtattttattcaatCACTACCTATAATCATAGGTactatacaattttttattacatattctctatatatttTGTTTAGAAATTGAAAGATTACAGCCATTCAAAACGAtcactaattattatttaacattaagtataattttggtattaatttaaattttctctttcgtttaatTGATGTACCATCGATATTCTAGCATCTTGTtcagtttaatttatttaactatGCAATTTTTATCTGAAAAATTTTTTCTCCGAATATCGTATAACGTGTCAAGTTCACAGAAGTCGGATAACTCTGTAGATAGAGACTAATATAATTGCACTTGCAACAAAGAAAAAGACGTTAAAACAAAACAGATGTTTCAAACGATATTCGGAACGGAATGAAATCTTTTCAGAACAGCTTTAGATATTTGTTCAGTACTCGTACTCGTGTGTTCACATGCGtgagtctctctctctctgtcgccACGACGATGGAACACCAGCCACCAGGTCGCTTGCGCTCAAACTGAGTGACAAGTGCAAGGTACTGTTGTGTTTATAActcattatatttatatatacatatatatatatatatatatattcatatgtATATGATTGAATGCTATTTTCTTTCCTGGACGAACTTACATATTGATTGAAATGagctattatacatataaagaatttaaaagCAAATCAAATTGTTGGaattaatgtttattttaatacaacaatagatttttcttttcaattaagGAACAATCAAAAATTAGTTTACTCAGATTTGCTGGTGAATTCTTATTAagtgtttaattaatattttgtcattCATAGTTCATTTTTTGAATGACACTAATTTCAAGTTAGTCGCATGATTAATAGTGATGCatctgtaaattaaatttttataatcaatGTGCAATAACAAAGTGTAGCATCAATAATTGCACATAAGTAATATTACTAAACGATCAAACTTATTGGTCGACCAAAAGTAGAATAAAACTAGAAATATTCTATCACATTTCATAATAGAATactatatttttttgtttatgttcaatgttatcaattttcaacgatattaaatgcataattttgattaaactaatgatgaattttttattttaattcgaaCTAAATAAAGTGGTAGAAGATATTTAAGATTGTAACATAAATTCAAGTTCGTccagaatgaaataattttttctacCGAATTATCATATGATAAATTTCATAAAGCATTAGACAACTGATGACGTAGGAAATTTAAATTAGTATAAAGTTCCCGCGCACCACTCCGGAACAgagtttgaaaaaatatatttttatttcaaaaaatagctttgacgaaaataaaaagtatataaCTAATTTGTTTACATAAACGAGTAGCTAGTTTATGTAAATGTATTTCTATGCACCATTGACGAACAATAACAGGATAaagtatgaaaatttaaatttgattattttccGTTTGCATGTTAatacaaatatcatttttaaaatcattcaattaaatatcaaattatttcTCTGTGTGTTATACAGTatcattgttattatttttttttaattatataatatagtgCATTTCGTAACCTGTTATTGACGTTGATTTGATCAGTGAAAATACTATAATACGCACATGCGCGAAGTTTTGTGGTAATGTGAGGGTTTTAAAAATTCTGCATATATACAATAACCTCGAATTTTCACGTGTCTATGTATAGAAACATCTAATTGTAAGCATTGAACATTTACAAGTGGTCCAATGTAGAAAATactttgtaaaatttagtatatttgaaaaatgagaAATGTACAATACAGATTGAAtgattattgtattttataatcaCTGGTTGTACTATCATTAAGCTAATGGGTTAgaagtatatatataattatttaacttaGCAGTGATTAACAATTTGGATGCTTTCTGCTattcataaatgaaaatttaaaaaaaaaacttatacGTATTTGCAAgatgtaaaaaattataaaacaatatattataaattagtcCAGTATAGTTTTGGTTCTATTTAACAATTTCCATCTAATAGAATCTTTCACTTgtttattatacatacatatatatacatatttaatgaTAACTGttagaaattatgaaattttacaatctatatgtaatatacatatacatattttacaTGAGCAAAATTGATAACCGttattaaacaaaaagaatGAATGTTTTCCTCGGTTATATTCATAAATGTAATAGCAAAGAtacgttaatttaaaaaaagaacgatACGCGACGTGTTAAGTAATATCCATGAATTTTCTACtggtatatcaatttttatataataaccttcacaaatttttttttttaaattgcttaAGTTATATTGCAATTTTCagctaaatattttttaatattctgtttCAGGCACGTTACATCTTGGAATGACAAACGGATCTATTGCGTGATTTTTCCTCAATTCTATGTATTTATTGTAAACATGagcattttaataaaattgcgatataaatgtacattaacaaaatGGATGTCATGTTAAATTGAGCTtaatttttttgtatatatttaaattctttTGTTAATTGTAACAATTAGAATTTTTTGTAATGTTCTAGTTACTTAAATTTCTAgtttatgtaaaaatattctgttttgaGTGGTTTTAAAATCTTACATTTTAcaaattgtacatttttattagttatcaacatttttataagtatagtatataatacaatattaaacGTTAATagctttttaaaaattctaaatctaaatGAAGATCATATAATTCTAGTTCAATTAAACTTTAATAGAATTTATATATACGTATtgttttattattgtaaaaatacATCTAACGTAACaatgtttataaaatattttacaaataccttagaatttaaataaactaATAGAAATTCTATATTAACAAAATTAGTATTActtattttaaattgaagaaGTAAAATGCATGTTTCTTTGTGTTACAACAAATGATAATacgttttattttatatattaaccCAATTAATTCTAGATGAAACACTAGCAAATCtaagtatgaaaatattttacaatacatgtaacaatattgaattaaatgaaaataattttgtatacaaAATATCACGTagtaaattcttaatttatttttaaattaaaatgcatATATACGTACTTTTGCAGATTTCACTtgttacatattataaacaagatatatttaaaactgcgatcattattttctttttatatatatatatatctaaaataaaacattatcaataatattcattattatataGTATTAAAATAATCTATGAAATCATTATTTGACATTATtctggaaattttatttaagacTTTGAAGTATAATTCTTTCTATTAtagtataattttgaaataaactgATATTTTTTCGAACAAAtctactttttttaaataactattttaagattctaagcactaacttaatataaaaaatcatattaattataaaGTACAATACCATGGTAACGGTACAAAATacaatacaaaatttaaatactaattttataattaatcttcTTTATCCATAGCTTCGAGTCTTTCGAGAATGGAAGGATGGTTGTGATGCCAACCAGAAAATAATTTGTCATAAAGAGGATAACCCAAATTATCTACTTCAAGCTTAATCAATGAGCTTTTCAGTGCCCCACCATGTCCTACAATCTTTGCGAATCTGTCTGCTTCGAATTCAAATCTTCTTGCAACTACTACTGATAAGAAGTTCAACagctaaaaaaatattaaagttaaTCATAAGTCCTATTTCTTAAATCAATTAAAGATTATAGTTTATAGCAATTCAAAAATATCCATTTTGATTAAACTTACTATATTTAAGGGTATCAAAATATACATGGTGACGATGATGAGTCCTATAAATATAGGCTGAGAATCCATAAACCCGAAAGCACGGTACATAGGTTCATAATTCAGAAGTTTTGCATAGAGGAAGAGATTAAGCATGAAACTCATCtacaagaaatataattttaaaaattagaaaaaagtatACGATACAATAAATGAAATGTAAGTTAAAAATCTACCAAGCCAAGTACAAATCCTTTTAACGTATGGTTATATTTCCAATGTCCTAATTCATGTGCTAATACTGCCAATACTTCATCCGTTTCACATCCTTTTATTTCCGTTTCACCTTCCGGTGGTTTGTAATACTCTTTCACCAAAGTATCAAACAAAACAATTCTCTTGTGCTTATAAAATCCATAAAGATACGCATTACTATGCGATGATCTCTTCGATTTATTGAcaagaaatattttgtaaagtGGATAATTAATAGACGCTGCTAAtgcttcaattttctttttcagatcTCCCTCCGGAAGCGGTGTATACGTGTCAAACAGTGGAGCGATTACTTCTGGATAGAGAATCATCATAAATACactaacaataattaaaaagatcCAAACATAAAAGAAGAAGTAATCTCCTCCGTTCTTTATGATCCATATTATGGCACAGAGTATAGGTTCTGTGATTACTTCTCGAATAACAAACATAAGAAGCCGATCTTTGATAAATAATGCTGGTGTCtgaaattaataacaaaaatttagtaacaaaatatGATTTGAACAGTGGAGTGGAAGTTGTATTAGTATACCTCTTTATTAAAACCATGTTTCTGTTCCACAACAAATGTAGAGTAGATTTTCAAGGGTAAAAATATTATGTCATGAAGAACATTTATCAGGAACATACACACAACGCTTACAAggtattcatttttttcattaaaaccaAAATATTTCACTAGATCAATACTCCATGACCAGAAATAATAATACCCAAAAGTCAATAGAAAAGcctagaaatatttaaatatttatcgctatatattaaataaatcagtCAAAATTTCATACCGTAGTAAAGAGTTCTGAATAAAACTCTTTAAAATCACTGAAGTTTAATTTATCTAAATAATAACTGCGTGATTTATCATAAACATCCTTTGTCATTATCTTCTCAACGGACTGAGGTAATTCAACCAAACGTGTTACCAAAGCtttctaaaatgaaaataatgttaatatcatgCTTATTTTATTACATACGATACTATgtttaaaacataaataaatgaattatatttCATATGTTCTGAAATTAAATACACTTAAAAAAAATCACGATATCGTcttgattattaaaataaaagaatattacgaatagtaatttgtaaaatagaaaaagcTTCCATACCAGATACAAAATTTTTAGGTTATAATTTACCTGACGGTAGCTTAGGTAATATACCCAGAGAAATAATAGCCATATTACTGTCAAAATTCCATAAAGTAAATTTTCTTCAACTAATTTTACAAAAGTAGTCATTACTTTTGTCTTTAATCAAGTTACAAATCTCAATGCGGTATTATACCGGGATTATTAGATCGAAGAAAGGTTAAGTTatagatatacatacatacaagtaCTACCAACATATTTATTAGTTCCACATGGTTTCGCTtgtcatttctttattttatacaaatcagcctttataatgaatttattattattttttgttacaattgcataatattaaaattaattgttcacgatgaaaaaatgttataaaatttaatgcaTTTTATCACAGTATCAAATTTAAATGAACTAAAAATCTATAATATgtgttgaaaattattaaaggcGATTTGTAAATTCTACCTAGTAAGTAACTATATATTTGATCATGAAATATCACTATAAAAGAAATCAGTTTGAAAATCTGTCTGAAGTTTTACGATGAATAGCAGCAGCACAGTTGTCAAAAGCAGTGTGGGACGTGGGACTGTGTGTCTCATTTTCACATTACAAATGAGTTTTTTACGTTTATATGTAGAAAGGTTATGAACTTTGTACAGGGAATATTATCAAGAAAACGATAAGTACATACATTACTGTTGAAGAATGGCGCCTGAAAGAGCAGGTGGTGTTAAtggaaatcaattaaaaaatgtaccGAATATTTCACCCAGGTATTGGCTTGCTTTATCAACGatctaaatagaaataaaaatattgattttgatAATGAACgtcaaataattaaagaaagtcTCATTTATATAACTTAACAGTTGAATCAACAATTTTggaataatattaaaagttgTGAAGTCATTTGAAGTtaaagtataaataattattaattttgatatttatcataattttatccAAAGTTTATagcaatataattatttaattacaagaaattaaaattatttatttgtttatagtTTGCCAAATACATCAATACCATATCCTTCAAATATACAGTCAGGAAATCCTCCACCTCTGCCACCACGTCAACCAGTTCAAAATTATTCTGGGTTCAATGATTATCAAAGACCATTTGGATCAAATTATGGTGGATACGGTGGGTATAGTGGATATGGTTATGGTAATCAGTACAGGGGATATGGAGGATATAATTCGTATGGTTTTAACTCGTATTCTAATTATAATAGTTCTGGGGTATTTGGTGGGCACAGTGGTGATGTTGAAAATAGGTGAGTTTTatggtattttaaaaaataatgcacttttgtaattatttgaaaaatatatgaataatatattaaatgaatgttttatttaatatctctttttaattttcttcatatCTTCTACAGGTTTTTCCAATATGTTGAAGATAGCACTAGGCCAACCTTTCATTTAATTGAAACAATCCTTCATACATTTTCGTCGATGACTATGCTTTTGGAGTCTACATATTTTGCTTTAACAAATTCATTTAAAGCAATATTAAGTGTTGCAGAAAATGTTAGGAAGTTACATTCTACTTTAGGACAATTATTTAGTACTTTTGCTTTAATTAGGTTTCTCAAATGGTTATATAGAAAAATCGTACGCAGTACTGGTAAGTATACATATATCAATATGGAATTTTTTTGTTGGATA
The sequence above is a segment of the Osmia lignaria lignaria isolate PbOS001 chromosome 12, iyOsmLign1, whole genome shotgun sequence genome. Coding sequences within it:
- the Isha gene encoding insulator su(Hw) mRNA adaptor, giving the protein MEAVKAFNAELSALYDVKPPISKAKMNSLTRGAIKAIKFYKHVVQSVEKFIQKCKPEYKVPGLYVIDSIVRQSRHQFGVEKDVFAPRFAKNMQTTFLNLLKCPQEDKSKVIRVLNLWQKNAVFPSEVIQPLFDLADPNHPIHKEQAVNSNGTLNVPSTNNASNTASAVKTPPLSAKNAVKDQKLFSSAKPIDPAWLAQTKMETANIVNANKLLGQSNSTQVDASFLDQLQHLQQLLLKKQESASEQKSSVKFDKKLLDFDYGEEEDDDVVVANSPTTTTTSNTGQHNTVSAGNSLESLGLLLTNPEVLRQLQTLQQTMQGSASSSQHEMEEKMRKLQQMKQQEEEFDKHLAQTVPNLPFASECELKPSDILKPNQQNAYITNVSSGVIQDMSQPPPGYPPALPYVSQPLSNIRQINQQMHQNQKSPLLDERTDTQDYSGNGARRDSSSVEIVNCDNTRSQSRSPDRYRHHSRSRSPRHRDRDRDRDRDRDRDRDRKSRSRSRSRRRRSRSRDRGRERKREDSREKMTEEEREKERERRKRGLPPIMRDKLSVCSTTLWVGHLSKLVHQEELSDTFGEFGDIVSIDLISPRGCAFICMNRRQDAYRALTKLKNHKMQGKAITLAWAPGKGVKGKEWKDYWEVELGVSYIPWNKLLNVTDQDLELLEEGGMIDEDTLPPNLKGKLKHSGTNADVLQQQLQLQQQALVAAAALPSLTDSIVNVMQPSTSTQQQQSQQQNQQQGQQQQQVIDTSQPPPIRPPTSAALLPPPNTQLQMMPPAFTMPGVPRMIGPMGLPMAHSLMPNVPIGVPPPNMQSLLGPPGMMQTMLTPPVNSPFGAGVGVGLLTQIPLPAPAAPSDKPNSTGMPHNVPPIGVPPPTTETGMPNLPMLRQPYGVGPSASLQMQLSQQQHSADDMDVEMEDAMPQISNGAKNKNNLTEQQLSQNEERTESDQLEQQHRDYKERERERENRERRERETHLSHRDRENDSRMDRGRERGRGRDRGRDRRRDLRDRDRDDRRERENRENREGNSQTQNLNLQENESTPKKDGKPSLAERLRQLADGTLPLEDRVDRMIPRNRQDRDRSDRNFEDTRSARGEPLSSLMDLPKFGLPQERADFSARPSDFRNPQDPREFQQQRDRPNFGRGHRGSQIHEEYIDVPRLQGGIYQEEFDNRIHGQQRVEEFGRLGPPREQREEFDRSEIRGRRPLDDRDRFEFEIRRDGFDPRLPEGFDPRGHLDRSDFEPRRREFFGIDPIFGMPPIMGPRGPRPGHPDGFGPRPAPLGARGPGPLMFHPRGLGPRPLRPGMRPFGPRGPPFDPREPDAFFRPPFDDIRPHIRPPFGPMGPPSIVPPETAAPWRNQELPPSTWSSDSENHSQRDKKGGKHMNNQNADRENRNRGRKSRWTNVSPSGEETEETKEQESTSLKEELQKEEPVNEGEVVAKEEEEEEEEEEEEEEEEEEEEEEEVVKEEMIKDEVKDIKAEEVIPTENQQQDLEETVEEKKESEDIKKEEEDRRDS
- the LOC117609968 gene encoding CAAX prenyl protease 1 homolog gives rise to the protein MTTFVKLVEENLLYGILTVIWLLFLWVYYLSYRQKALVTRLVELPQSVEKIMTKDVYDKSRSYYLDKLNFSDFKEFYSELFTTAFLLTFGYYYFWSWSIDLVKYFGFNEKNEYLVSVVCMFLINVLHDIIFLPLKIYSTFVVEQKHGFNKETPALFIKDRLLMFVIREVITEPILCAIIWIIKNGGDYFFFYVWIFLIIVSVFMMILYPEVIAPLFDTYTPLPEGDLKKKIEALAASINYPLYKIFLVNKSKRSSHSNAYLYGFYKHKRIVLFDTLVKEYYKPPEGETEIKGCETDEVLAVLAHELGHWKYNHTLKGFVLGLMSFMLNLFLYAKLLNYEPMYRAFGFMDSQPIFIGLIIVTMYILIPLNILLNFLSVVVARRFEFEADRFAKIVGHGGALKSSLIKLEVDNLGYPLYDKLFSGWHHNHPSILERLEAMDKED
- the Pex13 gene encoding peroxisomal biogenesis factor 13, whose amino-acid sequence is MAPERAGGVNGNQLKNVPNISPSLPNTSIPYPSNIQSGNPPPLPPRQPVQNYSGFNDYQRPFGSNYGGYGGYSGYGYGNQYRGYGGYNSYGFNSYSNYNSSGVFGGHSGDVENRFFQYVEDSTRPTFHLIETILHTFSSMTMLLESTYFALTNSFKAILSVAENVRKLHSTLGQLFSTFALIRFLKWLYRKIVRSTGFQDRGSINDELWDKSLAKIGNENVNVNYSSYWSGFLIFSVFFVIPYMIHKITSNIKHMQIKGKDPKEWHQYEEPAYIATVLYDFVARNNDELSIKAGQKLCLAPKSLQPKNVPGWCKATDNVNIGLVPYNYVKVIGQLKKVNRNNDVTVLNKDEPSTNENSRDSKENLEVTKNDENSQ